In Mongoliitalea daihaiensis, one DNA window encodes the following:
- a CDS encoding DoxX family protein, with protein sequence MKKLIFSTKPFALDFALALLRIGSAAMMLTHGWAKIADFTNKLGTFRDPLGVGPAVSLQLAIFSEFFCAILLLLGFMTRICLLPLGFTMFVAAFMVHADDPFASKEKALLFLLIFVVLSITGPGRLSLDAQINRKRY encoded by the coding sequence ATGAAAAAGTTAATCTTTAGCACCAAACCTTTTGCGCTTGATTTTGCGCTGGCATTGCTTCGAATCGGTTCAGCAGCCATGATGCTTACCCATGGATGGGCCAAGATTGCAGATTTTACCAATAAACTCGGTACTTTTAGAGACCCCTTAGGTGTAGGGCCGGCAGTATCCCTTCAGTTGGCGATTTTCTCCGAGTTTTTTTGCGCCATATTGCTACTGTTAGGATTTATGACCCGGATTTGCTTGTTGCCCTTGGGATTCACCATGTTTGTGGCGGCGTTTATGGTTCATGCAGACGACCCCTTTGCATCCAAAGAAAAGGCACTCTTGTTTTTATTGATCTTCGTGGTATTGAGCATTACAGGCCCCGGACGATTGTCCTTAGATGCCCAAATCAACCGAAAGCGCTATTAA